DNA from Triticum aestivum cultivar Chinese Spring chromosome 7D, IWGSC CS RefSeq v2.1, whole genome shotgun sequence:
ACTAGCCCCGCAATGGGTACAAGAAGCAAAAGAAGGCTCAACTTGTGAACTCCATCTAATTTCTTTCACTTAAAATCACTTTTGTTGCTGCTCAGGTCATGTTGTGTGGACTTGGACTCATGTATGTGAACCTGCGTATgatatgggccacttttgggttgCTAATATGATGTATATGTGGACTTGAACTAACCTGGATATGTTGTAAGTCATATATGTGTACTTGGATGTGAGTCTGGATGTTTATGCCTCGTGCCATTGGCAAATTTGAAAGTTGTGTGTTGAACAATGTATATGTGAATCGTGTCCAGAGGATATGGCATCAAATTACAGGGAGGTTTTGTCACTTTTTGAAttaaattttcaaaataaacaacTGTCCAGAATTGCATGCTTACAGGGGAAGTTCTGCCCAGTTTTGCAATCAACAACAGCAAAAATGTTATTGCTCCCCATGTGAATGATTTTGTTCAAAAGTTGCATTAGGGGTAAGATCATCTTTTCATGTGTCATTTAACATCATTACTACTCAAAATAGACGGAAGTGTCACAAAGGGAACACATTTTAGCATTGTTGTTAGATAAGGAAGAAAAGGTATTCCAGCGTCAACTAAGGCAAAAAAAATTAAgccagtgttaaataaggaattctctctatgatgaagacatatgatcaAGTCGAATGGGGCTTTCTAGAAGCAATGCTACCTAAGATTGGTTTCCCGAGGAGGTGGATTGATATGATTATGAATTGTGTTACTTCTATTAAGTTTTCTGTTCGGTTGAATAAAGAGTGTCAGATGTTTTTTCTCCATCAGCTGGTCTCCGGCAAGGTAACTCTCTCTCGGcttatctttttttctgttttgtgtTGAGAGTTTCTTTGCTCTTCTCAATAGGGTTTCTCTGCTCTTCTCAATAGGGCTGAAAGAGACAAGAGGCTTCAAGGAGTTGAGTTCGGGATGGACGGCCCAATGTGAAAACAAATAAAACTaatgtaaaataaaataaaataatagggAGACCGGTGGAAAAACAGAttaaaccaaagaaaaaaaataaaagaaaacgaaaaaaaaacccCGAAGAAAACAGAAACTATGCGAACCTACACGTCCCGCCTAATGGGCTGGGCCGCTAGTCGTTGCCAGTAGGCGATTCCTACACGTCCCGGCGGCCAGCGCCGGCCCACCCAGCGCCTTTCCCCTGCCCCAAGGGAACCTCTGCAAACAAAATCCCCACCCCTACCACGGCCGACGATGTcctccgcctccgcccccgcccccgactcCGATCACTGCGACGCCGGAGCCATCATGGCCGACGTCCTCTCCAAGGGCCGCGAATCCTGCTACAAGGTAACCCCAAACCCTATCTCCGCTCCCGCTAACCCCGTCGCTCCCGCTTCCTTTTCCTCCCCATTGCTGACGCAAGCGCTTCGATCCTCCACCCCAAGGCCCGGGACGCCTTCTACGCGTGCGTGGAGAAGCACGCGGACAAGAAGCCCACCGAGATCGCCACCATGGGGCTCCTCTTCCCCGCCGACTGCAAGAAATCCCGCGCCCAGTACGTCAGCAGCTGCCGCCCCTCCTGGGTAAACATCACAATCCCCATCCGCCTCGTGGCCAGCCGCCATCCCTCCATGATTCGCGTCCGCGCTTGCTTCTCCTGACGCTCGGTTTCGGATTCCTTGCCAGGTGAGGCACTTCGACCGGCAGCACTGCGCCAAGAAGCGGGTGCAGAGGCTgctcgacggcgacgacgacggccggGGTCCCATGTCGCTGCCCCAGCCCTACACGTTCAAGCAATAAGTGGCGCTGACGATGGGCCTGTCCTTTGTGCGAACCAAATCTGGCCGAGATGGTATTGGTTTATTGTTCTCTAGTCAGTACTGTCGAGATGGATGCTTATCTGCTGCCTAGTATGTTGAAGAAATTGTGAACCTGTGACTTCGTAGCGATCATGACCGTTGTTGTAGTGCTCCTGTTATCCTTTGATGAGAATTATGTTGCGGTACTGTCTGTAGACATTAGATCACCTCCTGTTTTTTAATGCTCTGTTTCAATGGATGAAAGTTGGGATGTGGAATAATATTGTGGAGGGAGGGTTATTGCCAGGTGCCATTTAAATACAGCTATAGCAACTTTTCACCAATTAGTTTGCCGTATATAAATTTAAGGGAAATATTGCTCGGCGCTGTCACGCAGATCACCAAACTGGAAAGTACCATCCAGTGTGTTACGGCTCACGACAAAAGATGGTAGTCTCCACTTTATACCACTTTGGGACGGTAGAGCTATTTTCCCTTTGTAACTTTTAAAATATATGTTATTTCTCTCTTTACAGTGGAACCTATAATTTTCATTTGGACCTGTATTTGGAAATTCCTACTTTCTAAGTGCTCACTTTATGGGTGACCTTCCATTGTTTGTGTATGAAGTCATTATTGCCCCATCTCTGTTTCAGCATTGTTCAATTGATACCTCATTAACTAATCCTTATGAATTGTCTATGCATGGAAGCCATTGTCTTTTCCAGTGTCATTTTTTTTCTTGAATGGCCATCACAATGCTAAACAGATAAACTCACTTAGTAAATGTATATTTTACTTATGTGGCTATTTCTGTCTAGCTTTTCAATGCGTCAGAGAAGAATGCTTTGGTGATTTTGAGACCTTCATCAGATTCTTCGAACATATTATGCCAAATTAGAAATGAGCCACTTCTTGGCCCATCAAAATTCCATCTTAGCTTTCCCTGGACCTTATTAGGAGATCATTTTAGTCTTTTAGCATGTTTAGGGCATCTTATGTGAGTCTGTAAAAGGTCTAATAGAGTGTGTCCAAAGGTATATCACACTTCTGTTTGAGCCTTCGTTGGCCCTTTCTTAAGTAGTTATGTGTGCAGATGTAAGATGTTACAGAATTAGATGATTGTTTTTCTTTGTTATTATTGAACATATTTATAGATAATCATCTTTTGATATGGGATAGATACAAATAAGAACTTATGTGTTAATTTGTACACAGTGTACATGTTTATTTCTAAAACTAGTCGGTGttgtgacaagtaattctggaTGGTAATTATGCCCACAAAACCATCATTAAGAACTTGTGCGTTAATTTGTTAAAAAGTGCACATGTTTATATCTAAAATCAGTTGGTG
Protein-coding regions in this window:
- the LOC123165698 gene encoding uncharacterized protein, with protein sequence MSSASAPAPDSDHCDAGAIMADVLSKGRESCYKARDAFYACVEKHADKKPTEIATMGLLFPADCKKSRAQYVSSCRPSWVRHFDRQHCAKKRVQRLLDGDDDGRGPMSLPQPYTFKQ